In Leucobacter sp. CX169, a single genomic region encodes these proteins:
- a CDS encoding ABC transporter permease, translating into MIPFFSDAFLTAFVVAALASAIPVMLAAIGETVGEQAGVLNIGMEGMLLIGGYFGFVGTLATDSFWLGFLIGALAGVVLSSIMMVLSVLLGLNQIVVGIGITLAGTGVSSVLYDFNYGTSKPRLGLAAPWKIPFLSDIPVIGPSLFSQPGMFYISMLLAILTSIWLYRTTSGLRLRSAGQKPASLDAAGGNVLLTRSLAVLFGGAMSGLGGAYLALISAGTFTPGMTHGMGFLAIVVAMLARGRLLWVLAISLIYGLFVAMGTVLQLTTLNIPNDVVTMMPFIAVMIVLTFFARKSALPAALATPYIRGAR; encoded by the coding sequence ATGATTCCCTTTTTCTCTGACGCATTTCTCACGGCGTTCGTCGTAGCGGCGCTGGCCAGCGCTATCCCCGTCATGCTTGCCGCGATCGGTGAGACCGTGGGCGAGCAGGCCGGCGTGCTCAATATCGGTATGGAGGGCATGCTGCTGATCGGCGGGTACTTCGGCTTCGTCGGCACACTCGCCACCGATAGCTTCTGGCTGGGCTTCCTTATCGGCGCTCTCGCCGGTGTGGTCCTGTCATCGATCATGATGGTGCTGTCTGTGCTGCTCGGTCTGAACCAGATTGTCGTGGGCATCGGTATTACCCTCGCGGGCACAGGTGTGAGCAGCGTGCTGTACGACTTCAACTACGGCACCTCAAAGCCGCGTCTCGGCCTGGCAGCCCCGTGGAAAATCCCGTTCTTGTCAGACATTCCGGTGATTGGGCCGAGCCTGTTTTCGCAGCCGGGCATGTTCTACATCTCGATGCTGCTCGCGATCCTGACCTCGATCTGGTTGTACCGGACCACGAGCGGGCTGCGGCTGCGCTCCGCCGGGCAGAAGCCCGCGTCGCTCGACGCTGCGGGCGGCAACGTCCTGCTGACCCGCTCGCTCGCGGTGCTTTTCGGCGGAGCGATGTCGGGCCTTGGCGGGGCCTACCTCGCCCTCATCTCCGCGGGAACGTTCACGCCGGGGATGACCCACGGCATGGGCTTCCTCGCCATCGTGGTGGCGATGTTGGCCCGCGGACGCTTGCTCTGGGTGCTCGCGATCTCGCTCATCTACGGGTTGTTCGTTGCGATGGGGACCGTGCTGCAGCTCACCACGCTGAACATTCCCAACGACGTCGTGACGATGATGCCGTTTATCGCGGTAATGATCGTCCTGACGTTCTTCGCCCGCAAGTCAGCTCTGCCAGCCGCATTGGCGACTCCGTACATTCGCGGCGCGCGCTAG
- a CDS encoding BMP family protein, which yields MFLGRSTKKGLRVGIALAVSVGLLATAGCSGRGSDTGTAGGDAPAAGTKVTQFAIVTPEKESDYGWNQQGIWAAQAAADELGIKLDDNSNVGYDNTETILTQVAEAGNQLIIAHASGFNTAGHRVGMQTGVPTLVVDFDKNEPGKVATVITQAQEGAYLAGVAAAKKTTTKTVGIVASAEDLNWFLMAGGFAQGVYSVDPTINVVVAYVGPAGYGDSAGGSTVTAQVIAAGADVIFGMGDGATIGYLQAIETADVGYPISYIATIGDVTEIVENPDMVLTSVLWNFKDSYIAAIKDVEAGTFGTKTYELTVENGGLSLQDTPSLTGDIATAVDEAKAGIIDGSVKVERATDTKAVQAIIDAKGK from the coding sequence ATGTTCTTGGGACGATCAACGAAAAAGGGGCTCCGCGTCGGCATCGCGCTTGCGGTCAGCGTGGGCCTATTGGCAACCGCAGGCTGCTCGGGTCGCGGGAGCGACACTGGCACGGCCGGCGGCGACGCGCCCGCCGCAGGGACAAAGGTGACTCAGTTCGCCATCGTCACGCCGGAGAAGGAATCGGATTACGGCTGGAACCAGCAGGGCATCTGGGCTGCGCAGGCGGCAGCTGACGAGCTCGGCATCAAGCTCGACGACAACTCGAACGTCGGCTACGACAACACCGAGACGATCCTGACCCAGGTCGCTGAGGCTGGAAACCAGCTCATCATCGCCCACGCCAGCGGGTTCAACACCGCGGGTCACCGCGTCGGTATGCAGACCGGCGTGCCGACCCTCGTCGTGGACTTCGACAAGAACGAGCCCGGTAAAGTCGCCACGGTGATTACGCAGGCGCAGGAGGGTGCATATCTCGCAGGCGTAGCCGCAGCGAAGAAGACCACCACGAAGACCGTCGGCATTGTCGCATCGGCTGAAGACCTGAACTGGTTCCTGATGGCCGGTGGCTTCGCACAGGGCGTCTACAGCGTGGACCCGACGATTAACGTCGTCGTGGCCTACGTCGGCCCTGCCGGTTACGGCGACTCTGCTGGCGGTAGCACAGTGACTGCCCAGGTCATCGCCGCGGGCGCTGATGTGATCTTCGGCATGGGCGATGGCGCGACCATCGGCTACCTTCAGGCCATCGAGACCGCTGACGTGGGTTACCCGATCTCGTACATCGCGACCATCGGCGACGTCACCGAGATCGTGGAGAACCCGGACATGGTGCTCACCTCGGTGCTGTGGAACTTCAAGGACTCCTACATCGCCGCGATCAAGGACGTCGAGGCGGGGACGTTCGGCACCAAGACCTACGAGCTCACGGTCGAAAACGGAGGCCTGTCGCTGCAGGACACCCCGTCGCTCACCGGCGATATTGCGACAGCGGTCGATGAAGCCAAGGCCGGCATCATCGACGGTAGCGTGAAGGTCGAGCGGGCAACCGATACAAAGGCTGTCCAGGCGATCATCGACGCTAAGGGCAAGTAG
- a CDS encoding ABC transporter ATP-binding protein → MSENTQVDVPESDNAEASVIIRLTEITKSFPGIIANDAISLDVKRGEVHCLLGENGAGKSTLISVLAGLQQPDSGTIEMHGTPTVLSSPSVSMAQGIGVVYQHSALIPSLTVLENLMLSDSENFWLGKAGATARLRELSELLGAPIDPDMPAGDLGLGQQQQVEIAKAMWKGSEVLILDEPTSMLTPQAIDNLVASINRLKAEGLAVIFISHKLHEAYAIGDSVTVLRGGKVAGRIDPAEMHSMTEEQAKARILEAMFGTNPETIGAEEAEAAGMGAEERRHQVPADAAVVLEVRDLSTISRSGEVPICELNLAIRAGEIVGVAGIDGHGQQHLAEAIAGQLAPTAGSVLLDTKNITKLKVKERQHLGVRYVTDDRLHEGIVGTFSVALNLVLKKVGERPFWKFGRMDKAAVLNEALTQIADYEIRTPSEQTRAGTLSGGNIQKILLARELSHDPKAVIFHKPTYGLDLKTVYRVRETVREFARGGGAALLISTDLDELAELSDRIVVISNGRLIGEVQNDGDRVTERVGELMVGSKTSIATVGGTHDHE, encoded by the coding sequence TTGTCCGAGAACACCCAGGTAGACGTCCCGGAATCGGACAACGCCGAAGCTTCGGTGATCATTCGACTCACCGAAATTACCAAGTCATTCCCCGGCATCATCGCGAATGACGCAATCTCACTCGATGTGAAGCGCGGCGAAGTGCACTGCCTGCTGGGCGAGAACGGCGCAGGAAAGTCGACGCTGATCAGCGTGCTTGCAGGCCTCCAGCAGCCAGATTCGGGCACGATTGAAATGCACGGTACGCCGACGGTCTTGAGCTCTCCGAGCGTCTCGATGGCGCAGGGCATTGGCGTTGTCTACCAGCACTCAGCGCTCATTCCGTCGCTGACGGTGCTCGAGAACCTCATGCTGAGTGACTCCGAAAACTTTTGGCTGGGCAAGGCGGGCGCAACCGCCCGCCTGCGCGAGCTCAGCGAACTTCTGGGCGCCCCGATCGACCCAGACATGCCCGCGGGCGACCTGGGGCTCGGCCAGCAGCAGCAGGTCGAGATCGCGAAGGCGATGTGGAAGGGTTCTGAGGTGCTCATCCTTGACGAGCCCACCTCGATGCTGACACCGCAGGCCATCGACAACCTCGTCGCGAGTATCAACCGACTGAAGGCCGAGGGGCTTGCCGTTATCTTTATCTCCCACAAACTGCACGAGGCGTACGCTATTGGCGATTCGGTGACCGTGCTACGCGGGGGTAAGGTCGCCGGGCGCATTGATCCTGCGGAAATGCATTCGATGACGGAAGAGCAGGCCAAGGCCCGCATCTTGGAAGCGATGTTCGGTACGAACCCCGAGACGATCGGTGCAGAGGAAGCCGAAGCGGCTGGTATGGGTGCGGAGGAACGGCGACACCAGGTGCCCGCGGACGCCGCGGTCGTCCTTGAAGTGCGCGACCTCAGTACAATTTCGCGTTCGGGGGAGGTGCCAATTTGCGAGCTGAACCTCGCCATTCGAGCGGGCGAGATCGTCGGGGTCGCCGGTATCGATGGACACGGACAGCAACATCTTGCCGAAGCGATCGCAGGCCAGCTTGCACCCACTGCGGGGTCGGTGCTGCTCGACACGAAGAACATTACGAAACTCAAGGTGAAGGAACGGCAACACCTCGGCGTGCGATACGTCACTGATGACCGCCTGCACGAGGGGATCGTCGGCACATTTAGCGTGGCGCTGAACCTCGTGTTGAAGAAGGTCGGGGAACGCCCCTTCTGGAAGTTCGGGCGAATGGACAAGGCGGCTGTACTGAACGAGGCGCTCACACAGATTGCCGACTACGAGATCCGTACCCCGTCAGAGCAGACGCGGGCCGGCACGCTCTCCGGTGGCAACATCCAGAAGATCCTTCTGGCGCGCGAGCTTTCGCACGACCCGAAGGCAGTGATCTTCCACAAACCTACATACGGCCTTGACCTCAAGACCGTGTACCGCGTGCGCGAGACCGTTCGGGAGTTTGCCCGTGGCGGGGGAGCTGCGCTCTTGATTTCCACCGACCTCGATGAGCTCGCTGAGCTCTCCGACCGGATCGTCGTCATCTCGAATGGACGGTTGATCGGCGAGGTGCAGAACGACGGCGACCGGGTCACCGAGCGCGTGGGCGAGCTCATGGTCGGTTCGAAGACGAGTATTGCCACGGTAGGGGGAACGCATGACCACGAGTAG
- a CDS encoding ABC transporter permease gives MTTSSESVAEKLGANDAGLPGDPGPETRVIEAARKPEKSKLSVSMQVLIRTVAPVLLALIVAGFIIWSMGVDPLKFYGDILALGLGGTGWQKTLTMMAPLLIISLGLIISFRAQLWNLGYNGTYLLAAAVVAGTAPDIMATLPFGVGIVVLFVLAFVIGAALGYLPALLKAKYGTNEIITSLMLSFIAISVANILVKGPFQDHGVTVPQTRVLDLGLMLPFIPGTRIHVGFIIALVLVVVFHYILTKSSFGLKIDILGASPKAATHAGIDAKKMIIIVFLLSSGMIALAGAVDMLGLWGYMRTNWNPMYGDKILPFVFLARLNPIGSIPLVAFYAILATGGTIAAQQVGLSVDFLLIIVALILFFMTVIEFMGNRKDLGKSYLPTGLFKSAKK, from the coding sequence ATGACCACGAGTAGCGAGTCAGTCGCAGAGAAGTTGGGGGCGAACGACGCCGGGCTGCCTGGCGATCCCGGCCCTGAAACCCGCGTCATCGAGGCGGCGCGCAAGCCCGAGAAGAGCAAGCTCAGCGTCTCGATGCAGGTGCTGATTCGCACCGTCGCGCCGGTGCTGCTCGCCCTGATCGTCGCGGGGTTCATTATCTGGTCGATGGGCGTTGACCCACTGAAGTTCTACGGCGACATTCTTGCGTTGGGGCTCGGGGGCACTGGGTGGCAGAAGACGCTCACCATGATGGCGCCGCTCCTGATCATCTCGCTCGGCTTGATCATCTCGTTCCGCGCGCAGCTCTGGAACCTGGGCTACAACGGCACCTACCTATTGGCCGCCGCAGTCGTCGCAGGAACCGCTCCCGACATCATGGCAACGTTGCCCTTCGGGGTGGGGATTGTAGTCCTCTTCGTGCTGGCGTTCGTCATCGGTGCGGCGCTCGGCTACCTTCCCGCGCTCCTCAAAGCGAAGTACGGAACGAACGAGATCATTACGAGTCTCATGCTCTCGTTTATCGCCATCAGCGTGGCGAATATCCTGGTGAAGGGCCCGTTCCAGGATCACGGGGTCACCGTTCCGCAGACCCGAGTGCTCGATTTGGGCCTCATGCTTCCCTTCATTCCGGGGACGCGCATCCACGTGGGGTTCATCATCGCGTTGGTGCTCGTTGTGGTGTTCCACTACATCCTCACGAAGTCGTCGTTTGGCCTGAAGATCGACATCCTCGGCGCGAGCCCGAAGGCGGCCACCCACGCGGGCATCGACGCGAAGAAGATGATCATCATCGTCTTCTTGCTCTCCTCCGGCATGATCGCGCTCGCGGGTGCGGTCGACATGCTGGGGCTCTGGGGGTACATGCGTACGAACTGGAACCCGATGTACGGCGACAAGATCCTGCCGTTCGTGTTCCTGGCCCGGCTCAACCCCATCGGCTCGATTCCGCTCGTCGCGTTCTACGCGATCCTGGCGACCGGCGGCACCATCGCCGCTCAACAGGTCGGGCTGTCAGTCGACTTCCTGCTCATCATCGTGGCGCTGATCCTGTTCTTCATGACGGTCATCGAGTTCATGGGTAACCGCAAGGACCTGGGCAAGAGCTATCTCCCCACCGGCCTGTTCAAGAGTGCCAAGAAGTAA